DNA from Candidatus Poribacteria bacterium:
CCTATCGTGACGGGGGTCAGTAGTTTTGAAAAGATTGAGGTTATCTCTGGGCTTGCTGAAGGAGATGTCGTCGCAATCGGCGGCTTTATGGCTGGTGGCGGTGGTGGTCGCAGTGCAGAATGGCGGCAACGCATGATGAATCCAGCCTCCACAATGCGTCGAATGACCGGTGGTGGTCGTGGGCGATAGACTTATCAACCGCTTTATAGGCGCAGTTCATAATTGCGCCAAGGAGAGAGCACCGTGAGTATCTTGGAGAGTCTTACAAATGCATTGAGTGCCTTATTGGCAAATAAACTCCGATCTATGTTGACAATGTTGGGAGTGATCATCGGTGTCGGTGCTATTATAACCACGACCTCAATTGGTGAGGGTGCGAAGGCCGATGTCACCGAACGGATTCAGACATTAGGCGCGAATATTCTCGCTGTTCGTCCAGGGCAAAGCAGGTTTCGAGGACGCGGTTCTGCTGATGCACGCAGAAGTCTCACCGTTAAAGACATAGCAGCCCTACAGGAACACGGAACGACTTTTGGTTATGTTACACCCGAGGTCAGCAGCCGCGCACAAGTGAAGTACCAGAATAAAAATACGAACACAACCATCGTTGGTACATCCCCGGAGTATCTTGTCACCGCTAACTTTACCGTCGAAAAGGGCAGGTTTTTTACAGAGAGTGATATCCGGTACCGTGAACGTGTGTGTGTTCTCGGAAAGAGCGTTGTTGACAATCTCTTTGAAACGATAGAACCGGTCGGCAAGACGGTCAAAATTAAAGGGGTCGGTTTTCACGTCTTGGGTGTTATGAAAGAGAAGGGCGCGAGCGGATGGCGAAACCCGGACGATCAGGTTTTCATTCCGTATTCGACTGCCATGAAACGCGTTTTTGGAAATGATTATCTATCGAGCATCAGTATACAGGCAAATGACGGTAAACTTCTTGAGGCAGCAGAAACTGAGGTAACCGAGCTTCTCCGTAAGCAACACAAGATCCCAATAAACAAGGATCCCGATTTTCACATCCGTAACCAAGCGGAATTCATGGAAACACTCGAAGAATCAAACCAAACCTTTACGAACCTGATTTTAGGGATTGCTGTGGTATCGTTAGTTGTCGGTGGCATTGGTATTATGAACATTATGCTCGTTTCTGTGACAGAGCGGACGAAAGAAATCGGTCTTCGGAAAGCGGTTGGTGCACAACGTTCCGATATCCTCGCTCAGTTCCTCGTCGAATCCACGAGCCTTGCACTTGTAGGCGGTATTATTGGTATCGGTGTGGGCATAGCCGGTGCGGAACTGGTGACATCGTTCTGGGAGTGGCGAACCCTTGTCTCGCCGATGTACGGAATGGTTTCTTTTGTTGTCAGCGCGTTGGTAGGTATCTTTTTCGGTGCGTATCCTGCATGGAAAGCGGCAAAACTTCATCCGATTGATGCACTTAGACACGAGTAGACTATACCAGAGGCGTGGTTTCCAACCATGCCTCTTTTTTTAATAGAGTGGAATGCGAAAATGGAGTGCTATGTTCTTCATTAGGGGTATATGATGTAATTCCAGTGATTTATGAGGGCAAGAGATATACCGATAACCGATGCGCTTGTTACCTTCCGTTCAAAGTTATCGTTAATTGTATAACCCACTATAAAACCCATGTTACCGCCTCTTTGTAGACATAGTGCCAGACCGTGTGTGGAAAGAAAGTGCTTAGAAAACCGTGTGCAAACGTTCCTGATTCATTAGGTGGCAGCTTGGAGTATAATAAAAGGAATTACTATGGAAAAAACAGCAGTTATCGCAGGCGTGGGTCCCGGTTTAGGGGCTGCACTTGCCCGTAAATTTGTAGAGGAAGGATGCAACGTAGCACTCTTATCGCGCTCATCCGCCTACATTAAAAACCTATCCACGCGATTGGCAAAATCCGGACGTACAGCCATTCCGATCCCGACGGATATTACCGAACCTGAGCAGGTGGATCAAAGTTTTGATCGTATTCGAGAAGAGCTGGGAGCCCCTGACATCTTGGTAAATCATGCTGGAAACGCCGCTTGGGGGAGTTTCGCAGATCTCACTCCTGAAGCGTTTGAGGGGGCGTGGCGCGTCTGCACCCTCGGTGGGTTCCTCTGTTCAAAACAGGTGGTACCAGGGATGCTTAAGAAGGGCGGTGGAGACATTATATTTACGGGTGCTACCTCTGCTGTCCGTGGGAGGGCAGGGGCGTTGGCGTTTAGTAGTGCCAAGTATGCGACCCGAGGTTTGGCATCGGCACTCGCGCGCGAAGTCGGTCCGCACGGTATCCATGTCGCCCATGTGATCATTGACGGTGTTATTGATACACCGGGGGTGCGACAACGCTATAAGCTCAGCGAGAATGAACCACTCCTTGAACCCGATGCGATTGCGGATACCTATTGGGCTTTAGTGCAGCAGGAACGGAGCGCGTGGACTTTTGAGGTTGATGTCCGCCCTCATAATGAGGAATTTTTCACCTAATTTTTTCTATCCTATCATGGTAGGCGCGGTTTTTTAACCGCGCCGCCACAGAATCACAACCTAACCTAAAACGTACTCTCCCTTGAGGTCAAAGGACACCAGCGCGTCGTTTCAAGGTACCGAAGCAAGGCTGCCTTTGCCTCCGGTGTCCCGATCCGATAAAGCGCGTGCACAGCATCGCCGCGTACGTAGCGGCTTTCATCGAACAGCATATTTTGTAGCCCTTCAACTGCTTCAGGGGCATTCTGACCAATCCGTGCCAACGAGAATACTGCATTCCATCTTGCGCCAGCGTGCGGATCCTTCAACGCCTTCACAAGACCGGGAACTGCAATCGAATTTGATTGACTTGTTGTTCCTAACGCCTCTATCGTATGTGCACGTACGGAGCCGGATTCATCTGCTAACGTCTCAACCAAAGCTGGTAC
Protein-coding regions in this window:
- a CDS encoding ABC transporter permease — encoded protein: MSILESLTNALSALLANKLRSMLTMLGVIIGVGAIITTTSIGEGAKADVTERIQTLGANILAVRPGQSRFRGRGSADARRSLTVKDIAALQEHGTTFGYVTPEVSSRAQVKYQNKNTNTTIVGTSPEYLVTANFTVEKGRFFTESDIRYRERVCVLGKSVVDNLFETIEPVGKTVKIKGVGFHVLGVMKEKGASGWRNPDDQVFIPYSTAMKRVFGNDYLSSISIQANDGKLLEAAETEVTELLRKQHKIPINKDPDFHIRNQAEFMETLEESNQTFTNLILGIAVVSLVVGGIGIMNIMLVSVTERTKEIGLRKAVGAQRSDILAQFLVESTSLALVGGIIGIGVGIAGAELVTSFWEWRTLVSPMYGMVSFVVSALVGIFFGAYPAWKAAKLHPIDALRHE
- a CDS encoding SDR family NAD(P)-dependent oxidoreductase, encoding MEKTAVIAGVGPGLGAALARKFVEEGCNVALLSRSSAYIKNLSTRLAKSGRTAIPIPTDITEPEQVDQSFDRIREELGAPDILVNHAGNAAWGSFADLTPEAFEGAWRVCTLGGFLCSKQVVPGMLKKGGGDIIFTGATSAVRGRAGALAFSSAKYATRGLASALAREVGPHGIHVAHVIIDGVIDTPGVRQRYKLSENEPLLEPDAIADTYWALVQQERSAWTFEVDVRPHNEEFFT